AGTTGTCATAGGCGTCTTTACGTTGGGATCGGTCGGCAAGGTCGCGCGGTGCATCACATCGATCGAGGCCGTCATGCTACTCCGCAGTGTCTTCTACGGCATCCGCGGCATCGCCCTCCGCTTCGGCGTCCATGAGTGTTTGCGCCTCCTCGGCCGTGACCGCCTGGGCCGACATCGCCACGCCATCGTACTCCGCGCTCATCCGCACGATCGAGCCGTCGGCCAGGACATACATCTGCATCATTTGCATCTCGGGCTCGCCGGTGTCGGCGGGCTGGCCATCGACCTCGCTGGTCATCGTCAGCATGAAGACGTGCGCCTCGTGCTCGGCCTCGCCAATCTCAACGACTTCGGTCCCGATGTCCTCGGCGGTGAAGACCTGCACAAAGGTCATCTCCCGCCCGGTCACGTCGTCGGTCATTCGGACGACGAACTGCTCGTGGCCTTCACGGATGTGGTAGGCGAATGCCATCGGCAGCCAGGCCGTGGGGATCGTGTCGGCCACCGGCTGGTAGTCACTCACCTCTTCGCTGGCTTCCGCAGGCCCTCCGGGCTGGCCATCAAACGAAGAGCTGTTTGTCACACGGACCTTCTCGCCTTCGCGCACAGCCGTCTGTGCGTTGTGGAAATCCGAGGACGTCATCGTATTGCCGGACTCGACGAACTCACCCTCGGTGGTGAACACCTGATACTGCGTGCTGGTCATCTCGCCGTCATTCATCTGGTTGATCATGGTGAAGCGGATGAGATCGTCATCAACCGCCGTGCTCCAGTGCATCACGCCGGTGCCCTGCCCGGGCAGCTCCATCCACAGATAAAAGTCAGACTCGATGCCTCCAACACCTGCGGGCCCGAGCAGGTCGGCCAGGGCCGTCGGGGTGGCCGCGACGGCCTCGTCTACGGCTGCCGCGTCCTGCGCCACCGCCAAGGGGCCGGCCGCGAGGCCGAGGGTGAGCGAGAGGGCCAGAGCGGTACGGGTAGCGAGGTGTTTCATACGGCTATTGTAGCGTAGCCGGCCGTGCGCCCGGCCTCCGAATCATGTGGATTCGGCGATCGTCCTTCGCAACTCCGCAAGTTTTTCGGGCGGGTAGAACGCGAAGCACCAGTCGCGCCGGTTGACGATGGCCGCGTTGGCGACGCCCTGGCGGGCGCGGTGCACGGCGGTGTCGGCGTCGGCGATCAGCCGGGGGTGCTGCTTTGCGAAGGCCTGGTTGATCGCGCGGAGTTCGCGGCGCGCGGCACGCCGGGCGGGCTTGAGGTGGTCGCCTGTCGTGCCGGACACGATGTGTCGTTTGGCGTCGAGCATGCCGGCGTCGAGCGCGTCGGAATCCGCAAGGTAGCGGTCGATGTTGTGCGGCAGGTGGTGGCGGAACCACACCGCGTGGTCGAGCTGCGCTTGCGACGCGACGGGCGCATCGGTGTCGAGGTAGATGTCGGCCGAGACGACGGTGAGCGGGGCGAGCGTAGTGGGATGGGCGTCTCGCCCGTCGAAGCCTTCCACGGACGAGACGGCCGTGCCACTGCCCCATTGCCGCCACCAGTGCTCAGTAACTTGTTCGTAGACGCCCCCGCCCGTCCCGTGGATGAAGAGGTCGCACAGCGCCGAGCGCATGAACGCGGTGAGGGTAAGGGCTTTGGGCGCGAGCGGATAGTTCGAAGTGCCGTCGCTGTGCTGCACGCGCTCGATCGGCGTGCCGTCTTCGCGGGTGAGCATCGGCGTGTGGTCGGCGAGGTCCGCGAACACCCGGCCGCGCCCCGACGCATCCACCACCCACAACGGCAGCTCGACCCGGTCACGCTCCACCAGCAGCGGCGCGACGCCGGCCTCGGGGACGCGGGCGACCGCTTCGTTGTAGGCCGACACACAGCGTTCGGCGTCTTGCAACATACGGCCGACCAGGGCTTCAAAGCAGGCCAGCCGGGCGAGCTGCGACGTGCGCAGCACAAAGAAGTCGCTACACATCGGCCGCATCCACGCGAGCTGCATCGCCGTGATGCTGTCGGCGAGGGAAAACGCGGAAGCCTGATCCATCTGAGAAGCCGCATCTCGCAACACGGAGAGATCGACCAGCGTTTCGCCTTCGATGGTTTGCTCGAAGTCTGCCACCGCGCCCCCCACCGCCCCGGGCTCGAGCGGCGGGCGCTGCCCCGTGCCCAGCGCGAGGTCTTCGCTGCCCAGCCGCAGCGTCTCCACGGTGAGCGCATCGCCTTGCCGCACGGGCACGTCGATCGCCAGCGCGGCGTTGTTGATGTGATCGACGACAAGATGCACCTGCTGCGCGCCGAGTCGTTCGCACGCGGACGACATCGCGAGGTCTTTGGCGAGGATGCCCGGGTGCCAGAACCACGCCTGGTGCCCGGTCGCGATGACGGGCCGGGCGGGGTCGAAGGGCGTGTCGTGCAGGCCCAGCGTGTCGAGGATCGCCGCGAGTTCGTGGCGCTCCTCGCGCGGCCCCGCCTGCGCCAAGCGCCAGTCGCGCAGCGGCGGCTCGGCCGTGACTCGGGTTGCAGACGCATCCGCCATAGCGCGTGGCACGGTAGCGTTTAGATCGCGGCGCCGCACTCGCACGGCGGATGCATGAGGTCGCCCACGCTGACCTTCGCCAGCCCGGGGTACTTCGCAAGCTCGCGCTCGAACACTTCGCGGTAGTGCGCCAGCCGGTGGCTCGCATCATCCAACGGCCCGCCGAACGAGCGGTTGGGGTCGTTGTAGATCAGCCGCACCGGCACCTCGCGCACGCGCAGGTCATGCGCCGCGAACTGGACCCACTGCTGCAAAGGGATCGCGTAGCCGTCTTCGGTCAGGTCGAGCTTCTCCATCGCGCCGACGCGGTAGGCCTTGTACCCACAGAACGCATCCGTGATCGAGAAGCCCAGCCCGGCATTGACCCAGTGTGTGATCGTCTGGTTGATCTTCCGCCGGTCGATCGGCGGCGGGTCGCCACATGTCTCGCGGCAGATGTACCGGCTGCCCGAAACAATGTCCGCGTCCCCCTCCTCGATCGCTTTGAAGAACGTCGGCAGCGCCTCGGGCTCGTGCTGCTCGTCGCAGTCCATCGTGACGACCCAATCGTAGCCGTACATCTGCGCCCACTTGAACGCGATGCGCAGCGCGGTGCCGTAGCCGCGGTTGGTCTTGTTGCGGATGACATCGGCCTGCTGCATCGCGAGCAGCATGGGCGTGTAGTCGGTCGAGCCGTCGTCGACGACCAGCACATTGTCCGCGTGGTCCGTGATCCGCTCGATCACGCGGGCGACGTACTTCTGCTCGTTGTAGACCGGCACGGCGACGAGGTTCTTGGGCATAGTTGAATGTCCGTAGGTGATGTTCAAGGTGAGATGCGAGCAAACAACTGTAGGCGGCGAGTCGAGCGGCGACAACAGGCGAGATGCCGCACGCGGCGTTTGCCGAAACCGCCGCGTCACACGCGGGGTCGGGCCCCAAACGCTGTATCACGCGGGTTGCCCCGGGCGTGGCCCGGCGGTTTCGTCACCGGCCCCTGGCCAGCTCGCACAACTGGTCCAGCGTCAACACCTCCGGCCGCATCGTGGGCTCAACGCCCTGGGGCAGTGGACTATTCCGGCCAAGGATCGCACCCAACTGCTTTCGGCGCTTGCTGAACAGCGTGTGTAGCAGCTTGGAAAACACATGCGGATCGTCGCACACCGGCGTCGGCCGACGGTGCAGCGCGACCACGGCCGAGTCGATCGAGGGCGGCGGATAAAAACACCCGGGCTTGAGCACGCCGACGCGGGAGACCTCGAAGATCGCCTGGAGCAGGATGCCCAGCGGGCCATACGCCTTGGTGCCCGGGGATGCGAGCAGGCGGTCGGCGACCTCCTTCTGGATCATCACGACCGCCGCCGACATCGCCGGGTGGTCCAGCGCGAGGTTGGCGAGCAGCGGCGAAGCGATGTGGTACGGCAGGTTGGCGATCAGTTTGAACGAGCCGATGTTGGACGACCCGCGACCGTCAGGGAGCGGGGCTTGCTCCAAACCCGCTTGGGATGAGCCCCGCTCCCGCACGGTCGCGGCTCGTTGGGTCGCGGCTCGTTGCTGCTCCAGCAGCGCGACCACCGCCGGGTTGATCGCGTGCTTCCCCTCCAGCGCATCACCGAGGTGCAGCGCGATCCGGTCGCCCAGGCGCTCACGC
The sequence above is a segment of the Phycisphaeraceae bacterium D3-23 genome. Coding sequences within it:
- a CDS encoding glycosyltransferase family 2 protein, translating into MPKNLVAVPVYNEQKYVARVIERITDHADNVLVVDDGSTDYTPMLLAMQQADVIRNKTNRGYGTALRIAFKWAQMYGYDWVVTMDCDEQHEPEALPTFFKAIEEGDADIVSGSRYICRETCGDPPPIDRRKINQTITHWVNAGLGFSITDAFCGYKAYRVGAMEKLDLTEDGYAIPLQQWVQFAAHDLRVREVPVRLIYNDPNRSFGGPLDDASHRLAHYREVFERELAKYPGLAKVSVGDLMHPPCECGAAI
- a CDS encoding rRNA adenine dimethyltransferase family protein, producing the protein MAQTISDIKRLLADHGLHPKKRLGQNFLHDGNHMAKIMGAAALSAGDVVLEVGPGTGALTERLVDAGARVVAVEIDRDMEPILRERLGDRIALHLGDALEGKHAINPAVVALLEQQRAATQRAATVRERGSSQAGLEQAPLPDGRGSSNIGSFKLIANLPYHIASPLLANLALDHPAMSAAVVMIQKEVADRLLASPGTKAYGPLGILLQAIFEVSRVGVLKPGCFYPPPSIDSAVVALHRRPTPVCDDPHVFSKLLHTLFSKRRKQLGAILGRNSPLPQGVEPTMRPEVLTLDQLCELARGR